Below is a genomic region from Synergistaceae bacterium.
TCTGGGGGTCGTCGTCCACAAACCCGCAGGGGATCAGCTCTCCCTGACTCCTGAGCAGATCCCTGGCCAGCAGGGTCCCCGCCTCTCCCGCTCCGACGATCAGAGCCCGGGACCGCCGGGGCGGCGACGAAAGCGGCGTATGCACCAGCCTCCAGGAGACCCGAAGCCCCCCGCAAAAGATCATTCCGGCAAAAAGCATGATGATCAGCGACGTGCGGGGCACCAGCGCGTAACGCCAGGCAAAATGATACCAGGCGGCGTAATGAATGGAGACAAAAATCAGCGCCCCCAGAATGTAGAGGCGCGCGAAACGGACGTAGTCCTCAAGGCCCGCCTGGGCCCACAGCGTTCTGTACTGCCGGCCCAGAAAGAAAACGAGCACCACAATCGAGGGGAAAGCGCGCATCACGCGAAAACAGTCGATCAGGTTGACGCGGGGAATGAAAAGCGTGAGCCGGATCGCGTATCCCAGATAGACGGCAAAAGACAGTAAAAGAAAATCAAACAGAGCCACCCAGAAACCGTGGCCCGAAAGTTTTTTCCACCAATCGAAAAACCTGTTCAGCAAAGTATGTTTCAGGATACTCATAACGAGGTTCGTCGTTTATCCGCCTTATCGGCGTTAAAGGATGAGCTTCTTGCCGCCTCCCTGCTGGCCCCCCATCCGGTCGAGCTGGTTCAGCACCGCCGCGGGAGCCACGTCGATTTTCGGCTTCTGCTGTTTCGCCATGGCGTCCGACACGCGTTTTTCGTATTCCTCCATCGTTTTTTTGATGGCGGCCGTATCGCTTTTAATCCAGAGCAAAATCCCCTTCGCCACGGCATCCAAAGTCTCCTGAGGCGGCTCCTGGTCAATCATTCCCAGCTCCTTCAGGATACGATGTTCCTCCTTCACGGAATCCAGAACGTCCTGATCGGAGATCAATCCTTTTTTATAGAGAATGCGGAACATGATGTTGAACCGGTTCTTCTGATTTTCCGAATCCACCGCCATTCCATCCACGCGGGCCAGAAGCATGGAAAGAAGTTCATCGAGTCCTATCTGCATGGGCATATATAAATTCCTCCTCAATAACGCCTGATTTTCTAATTCTAGCACAAAGTCAGGAGAGCGCTGAAGCCAGCCTGAGACTGACGCCAAAGACAAAACCGGCAGAGAGTCCCCTCTCCGCCGCAGTTCAGTCTTTCAGCCGATTCACTCCGTCAGCAGCCCCATCAGCATCTCACATTTGGCGATGACGTCGTCGTAATCGAAAGATTTCGCAAAAACATAAATTTCTTCCAGCAAATCATCGACGTCCAGACTGAAGGTCACCGCCCGCAAACCCTCCACAGTCTCGTCGATGCTTTGGGTATCGCATTTGAAACAGGCTTCCGTGAGCTTTTCCAGTTCCTGAGTCAAAAATCCAATCGTGACCTTTTTTTTCACCAGGTCTTCAGGGCCGGACCCCTCCATCAGCGACGCCTGAAGGAGTTGAAGGCGAAACTGCTCCATTCGCAGGCAGAAGCCCTCCGTCTGCGCGATGCATGTTTCCCCATCGCCCTCCTGCGAGGCTTTTTCGAGGGAGAAAGCCCAGTCGGACAAAAATAAATTGCCCAGATTGGCGAAAACGCTTTTCAGAGCGTGGACTCGAATGAAGTAATTCTTCCAGTTTTTTTCGCGAACACAGGAAGAAAGGGCCTCGATCTCCTGGTCCAGTCCTCCGCAAAACTGCCGGAGAATATCCACATAGACCTCCCCGTCCCCTTCCACACGGGAAAGTCCTGTTTTCAGGTCCAAATCCGTCACCGCCGCAAGACGCTTCAGCAGGGGCTCCAGGTGGGCGGGAGACTGTTTTTCCCTCACCTGAGCCGCGTTTTTCAGAACTTTTTGAGGCGGCAGCCACTTCAGCAGCACCCGGTTCAGCTCGGCGGCATCGATGGGTTTGGAGATAAAATCGTTCATTCCCGCCGCGAAAAAAGACTCCTTCGCGCCGGAAACCGCGTTGGCGGAAAGGGCGATGATCGGAACCCTTTTATAATACCCGCCATCCAGGGCGCGAATGTACTCCGTGGCCTCGACGCCGTCCATCCCCGGCATCATGTGATCCATAAAAACGAGATCATACTGTTCCGCCTGAATCTGCTCTATCGCCTCCGAAGCGCTTTCCGCGGTATCCGGCGCAATGCCGTGTTTTCCCAGATACCCCACCGCCACGGACAGGTTGACCGAGTTGTCGTCCACCACCAGCACCCGCGCGTCGGGGGAAGCGACGACCATTTGAATCTCCCGGTGTTCCTCCACCTGGCGGGCGTCGCCTTCGACGAGAGGGAGAAACACGGTAAAGACCGACCCCCTGCCGTACTCGCTCTCCAGTTCGACGTCCCCGTTCATCATGGACACGAGCTGCTTCGTGATGGAAAGCCCCAGACCGGTTCCCACGATACCCTGATTTTTCTTTTTGTCCATCTGCTCAAAGGCCTTGAACAGCCTCGGGAAATCTTCTTTTTTGATGCCGATTCCCGTATCTCTCACCTGGACGACCAGACAATCCCGGTCGTTTTTCAGCCCGCGCCGGACGTCCAGAGACACGAAGCCCTTTCGGGTGTACTTCACGGCGTTGGTGACCAGGTTCATGATCACCTGCCGAACCCGAACCTCATCCCCGTACAGGACAGGAGGGAGGTCCCGGGCGATGCTTTTTCGAAACTCCAGAGCCTTGCCGGCCATCGTGAAGTTCGTGAGGGAGGAAATATCGTCGAACAGGGTGAAAATATTGTAATTCACGGGAGTCAGGGTCAGCTTGCCGGCCTCGATTTTGGAGAAATCCAGAATGTCGTTGATGATTTGCAGGAGGGAACGGGACATTTTTCGAATATCCGAAAAATACCGCTTTTGCATTTCGTCGAGGTTGTCCGTGCGCATCAGTTCGCTCATCCCAATGATGGCGTTCATGGGAGTGCGAATCTCGTGACTCATGGAGGCCAGAAAATGGCTTTTCGCGTCCGCCGCAGCCTGAGCGACCCTGGCCTGCACTTCCATTTCCCGGCTGTATTCGGCGGCGGTTCGGGCTTTTTCCTCTTCGGCCCTGATTTTACGGAGATCTCTGGCGTAAGATGCCGTGCAGAAGCCATCCCTCCAGGGCACCCGAATGAAGGTCACCTCCAGGGGAAGCAGTTCTCCCGTAACCGTGCGGGACATCCACTCGATATACTGAGGCTCTCCCCCAAAGTTCGTCTCCCGTATTTTCTTCATTTTTTCTTTCGTGGAAACGCCGTCCGGCTGAAACTCCGGCTGAAAGTCATAAAAGTGTTCCAGATAATCGGATTTTTTTGAAAGCCCCAGCAGGCGGAGCACCTCTCTGTTGCAGTCCATCATCTTTCCGTTTTCGTCCCACAGGGAGGCCGCCAGAGGGGTCGCGTCCAGCATGATTCGAGTTCGCGCCTCGGCCTCGGCATGAAGCACCTCCGTGGTATCGTGATAGATGGCGAGGACGCCGTCGAAATTTCCGTCGTCTCCCAGCATGGGAGTGGAGTGGACCGTGTACTGACGCGGCTCCCCCACTCCGGGAAAAGAAATTTCCACGTTGCTCTCCTGGGCCCGTTTTTCCGCCTGAATCCGCCGAAACCGCCGCATACCGCTTTCGGCAAGTTCCTGTTTCCCGATGGTCCGATAAATATCGTAAATGCCCCGACCGTTGACGGCGCTGAAATCCGCCATTCCCGCCAGGTTCAAAAAGGCTCTGGTGCAATATACCACTCGCGCGTCGCGGTCCAGCAGCAGAATGATGTTCTGGGCGTTTTCCATCACGAGCTTCATGTACTTTTCCAGCTTCTGCGACTCCACCGTTCGCAGAGATTCCCGGGTTTTGATGATTTCTGCCGAGGCGATCTGGCGCTCCAGCGAATCCCTGAGACCGGAGACCTCCCGGCCCAGTTCCGAGTTTTTCTCCTGAAGCTCCCGAATGGTTTGCAGCAGGCTTTCCCGCTCCCGATCCGTCATATCCGGCCTGTCGCTCCGTTCTCAGGCATCGGGGCAGGCGTCGAAGACTTTGCGCACAAGGTTTCGGAGCGATTCCGGATTGAAGGGCTTGACGATATAGCCCTTCGCTCCCTGGAAGTCGGCCTGAGCCGCAAAATCCTCCGACGCGCAGGACGAAACGAACAGAACGGGAATACCCTCCCAGCGGGGGTTGGCGCGGAGCATCTTCACAAATTCGAACCCCGACATCTCCGGCATCGCCACGTCCAGCAAAAGGAGATCGGGAACGGAACGGGAAAGCGCGGTCACGGCCATCTGCACGGATTTGGCGAGACGTATGTCAAACTCATCCTTCAGCGTGTTCTGGATGATCTGAAGGTTGGCCGGGGCGTCATCCAGCGCCAAAATTACCTTTTTCTTTTTTTCTCCCGTTTTCCCTTCCGTCGTTTCCGTCATTCCGAAATCCTCGAAAACAGCCCGTCAGAGCCGTTGTGTCCGTTTCTACGACGGGTCTTTGGCTTCCCCTGCGGGAACTGCGGGAACTGCGGGGACTTCGGCTCTTTCGGAGGGAAGCGGCAGGACACGGTCCATAACGGTTGGGCGGGGCGTCGTCTCGTCGCCTTCGAAGGTCACTTCCGCCTCCATGCCCAGGGAAGCCGCCAGCGAGGTCAGAATCATCCGCAGGTTGTCGTCCGCGCGGGACAGAAGGTCGCCGCGGAGAGTTTCCTGACGCACCTCTTCGATGTTCGCGGCAATTTCCCGATTCTGGTCGTCCAGCATCACGGAGGTAAAGAGCCCCGCCCTCTGGTCGTAGACCTGGACGCTCTTCATATCGGCGTAAAGGTCCAGCAGTCTGCAGTGGGGAACGATCATGCGAACCCGATTGACGGCAAAGCGCTCGGAAATTTTGATCCGGGAAAGGTCGCTTCCGCAGGTGAGGACTCCCGAATACTTCAGAATGAACCGGCGCCCCGTCCCCGGAAGCGAAAAGCCCAACAGAGACTTCGCGTCCGAAAAGATGACCACCGACTCGAAATCCCGTCGAATCGTCGCCAGCTCTCTCACGTTTCTTATTCCCTGCAGCAGAATCGAACGCACAGACCGATCCTGCCGGCGTTTTCCGTTTTTCAAAAGCCACACGTTGACAGACACTGACGCCACAAGCAAAAGAGTTATAAGAATACCCACGGGGAAACCTCCGATCCAATATTTATAAGAATTTATGAAAAATCATAAAAACATAATAGTTATAAAATAATTATAAAATCCCTCTGCAGGACGGTCACAAAACCAGTTCCCCCGCGATTCGGCCCCGAACTTCGGGAAGAGAAAGATCCTTTTCGAGGGCCAGACGTTTGAGGTCCTCGTATTCGGGAGTACGGCGCAGAGGTTTGTCTCCCAAAAGCGCGGTCTTGACCCTCACTCTTCCCAGGGAAGTCGCGTATTCCTCTATCTTATAGCATAATTTGGCCCGGTCAACCATCGTTTGCCGAACTCCCTGAGTGGTCGTTCCACATAAAATGGCCCGGGAAAGTTTCTTCGCCTTTTCGGGGGCGCAGAGACAGCAAAATTTTGTCCCCGGGCGGCCCTTTTTCATGGCGATGAACTCCTGCCACACGTCGAGAGCCCCGTTTTCAAAAAGGCGTTCCGTCACCAGCTCGTAATCCTGGGGATTCATGTCGTCGATGTTGCTCTCCAGCAGAGCCACCCGGTCGTGATCCATGCCCTCCGTCTCCTCCTCCGCGGCGGGGTGGGAGTCCAGCAGCAGAACCCGCAGGACGTTGGGCAGATCCGAATCTCTGGTTCCCGCTCCGTAACCGGAGGCCAGCAGGATGCCGTCGGGAACGCTCCCGAAAGCCGAGGCCAGACAGCGGACCAGCAGGGCCCCCGTGGGCGTCGTCCGCTCCATGGGCTCCCCCCGGGAGCAGATTGGAATTCCGTGCAGCAGCCGCTCGGTGGCCGGAGCGGGAACGGGCAGAACTCCATGAGCGCACCGGACGGTCCCCGACCCCACGTTGACGGGGGAGGAAATCACTCTGGGCCAGTCCAGCAGGTCGATGAGAATGAAAACTCCCACGATATCGATAATCGAGTCGATGGCTCCGACTTCGTGAAAATGAATTTTGTCCGGCGTGGTTCCGTGCACCGCGGCCTCCGCCTCGGCCAGAAGGGCGAAGGCGTGCATGGCCTCGCGCTGAATCCGCGGGGAAAGAGCGCTGCCCGTAATGATTTCCTCTATCTCCTTCAGCCCTCTGTGAGGGTGATGCTCATGGGTGTCCACGCAGAAATGAGTCCCCGTAACGCCGCCTTTGACGGTCTTCTCGAAGCGGACCCGATAATCCTCCGGGGTCAGTTTCGACATTTTCGCCAGCTCGGCCTCGAAGCGGTCCGGGCGCGGGAGGAGCTCAAACAGCGCCCCCGTCAGCATGTCCCCCGCGATTCCCGCGAAACAGTCCAGGTACAGTGTCTTCATTCCACAACCTTCTTCATCCGTAAATTGTATATCTGCAAAATGACAGTGAATCCCGTTTCAGATTTTTTTCGATTTGCTTCGATAATGTTTCCTGAAATTTTCTCCCCCCAGAAAAACCTGGCTGCCGTCGGGGCTGAAGCTGCCGAAGTCCAAAACTCCGGAGCCGGAAACGCCTGAATCCGTTCCGTCGGAAAGAGCGGCTCCCTCGGTGTCCTCGTCACTGAAGGACGAAATCGCGGCGAGATGCCGACGTCCCGAACCTTCGAGAAGAGAGGGGCCGGCGGCGTTCCCCGGCAGCACCCTGCGCAGGGAAGCGTGAGAGGGAGTTCCGGCCCGCAGGCCCTCCTTCAGACAGGGAAGCAGACCCTCCCCGTCGGGAACCTCCCGCAGCTCCGGGACGGTGTGGGCGACGTCCGTCTCCGAGGCAAAGACGATGTCCTCCCCGAAACCGATCCTGCCCAGAAAAACGGCGTGGTCCGCGCTTTTCAGGGAAGTCAGAAAGTCACGGGAACTCTGCCAGGTCAAAAGGGCCAGCCGGGCGCTGTCCGCCAGGTGAACCTCCGGCGAGAACTCCGCCAGAGCGGCCGTCAAAAGTCCGGCGCACAGGGTGTCGTCCCAGGCGGGGCGTCCCTTTCTGCCCGAGCAGAAAATCCCGATACGCCTCCCCTTCGACAGAGCCAAATCCAGCGCGGACATGGCGTTGCGGGCGCTGGCGACCAGCACCGGCATTCCCGTGGACAGGGCCTTCAGCAGGGCCTTCGTTCCGTTGGTGGTGGCCATGACGGCGCAGCTGTATTTTTTGCAGAGCTCCGGAGTGATGTCGAGAGGAGAGTTCCCCAGGTCAAATCCCTGAGGCGCTATGGCGTTCTGTTCGCCCATCAGAACGGGAGTCTCTCCCCCGCCTCTGAGGCGCTCCGCCAGGCGTTTCGCGCCCTCCGTGGATTCCGCCGGATAAAGCGTGACGCCCCCCGCCTCGAACCAGCGGGTCATGACCGTGGTCGCCCGCAGAATGTCCACGACCAGCCACACATCCACCACCGGAAGATGCTCGCTGTGTGAAAGTACAACTTCCACCTGAATGGCATTTGACATGAAACGTCCTCCCTGTTTGAAATCTCAGAGGGCTGAGCCCGTTGACGTAAAAACACACAGACCCCCGAACTCCCGAACGGGGCCCCTCCATATATGCTCATGCATCACCTGTCCGCGCATCGTTCCTCCCGACAGATTCCCCTTTCCCCATGAGCTTTTTCGCCGTAAGCTTCACGCAGGCCTCAGGGAACCATCCAGAATTATATCGTGAAGTTTACAATTCACAGATAGGGAGCGTAATAATACTTAAAAAAAAATCCGGTTTTCTTGTGCTGTATTATATAGATAAAAGAGTAAATAATTTCGTGAATGTATTATATAGCACTTTTTGGGAGAAAAAGAGGGATTCTTATGGCCCGTCATGTCATCGCAATATCGGAGGCGCTTTTGCTGGGCCTACACGGGATGGGGCTCCTGGCGGCCTCGCAAAAACGTCTCAGCGCTCACGAAATGGCTCAGTGTCTCGGCGCTTCCGAGGCGCACCTGACGAAAATTTTTCAGCATCTGGTGCATGAAGGGCTGGTGGAGTCCGTGCGGGGGCCGGGAGGAGGCTTCGAACTGCGCGGGAATCCCGAAGGCGTCAGCCTTCTTTCCATCTATCGGGCCATCGAGGGCGCGCCCCGGGACGACGCGAAGCTCTGCTCCTCCTGCGACCACTGCCCCTTCGTCAGGTGCATTTTCGGAGACTCCCTCCGGGAACCCGCAAGCGTTTTTCTGCAGTACCTGGCCCGCACCACACTGGCGGCCATAGCCATGAAACCCGCGCCCGCGACGCCCTGAAGGCCGCGCCGGGGCGACAGGAGGCGCGGGGCGGAAAAAACCGCTCCGCCTACTCCACCCGTATGGCGAGGTCCGGGCAGGTCTTTTCGCACAGCCCGCAGCGGACGCAGTCTCCTTCCCTGACGGGGGCCGCCACGGTGAATCCTTTTCTGTTGACCTCCGCGGAAATCTCGAAAACCTTCCGGGGGCAGCAGACAACGCAAAGTTCGCAGCCTTTGCAGAGATTTTTATCGATATATACGGCCATATCCATCACCTCGCTTTACAGCCGGAGTTCCCGAAGCCGAGCCACGACCTCAGCCGGCGTCGCGGCCATTTTGACCCCCGCCCTCTCCAGAGCCTCCGCCTTGGAGCGGGCCGTTCCCTTCCCGCCCCGGATGATCGCCCCGGCGTGCCCCAGAGACTTGCCCTCGGGGGCGGACCGCCCCACAATGAGAGAAACGACGGGCTTCTTCACGGGCGTTCGGGCGATGTACTCCGCCGCGTCGATCTCCGTGTTCCCCCCGATTTCTCCCAGAAGGACAATCGCCTTCGTCTCCTCGTCCTCATTGAAGAGCGCAAGGGCGTCCTTCTGCGTCATCCCCCATATCGGGCCGCCTCCCAGAGCCACCACCGTACTCTGACCGATTCCCGCCTCGGTGAGCGTTTTGCCGATCTCGTAGGACAGAGCTCCGCTTTTCGAGACGATTCCCACCCCTCCGGGGATGAACATCCGCGTGGGATGAGCGCCCAGCTTGCACTTCCCCGGAGCGATGAGCCCCGCCGTGCCCGGCCCCAGCACCCGCGCGCCGCGGAACCTGGCGCAGCTCAGAATCTCCAGCACGTCCCTTTTGGGGATCCCCTCCATCGTCAGCACGAGAAGCCGGATGCCGCAGTCCATGGCCTCAATAGCCGCGTCTCTGGCGTTCAGAGGGGGGACGAAACTGATGGCCGCGTCCACGCCTCCCGCGGCTCGAACCGCGTCGTCCACAAAATCGAACACGGGAACGCCGCAGACCTCCTGACCGCCCTTTCCGGGGGTGACGCCGGCGACCACCCGCGTCCCGAAGTCCAACAGCGACTTCGTCTGCAGGGAGCCCGACCGGCCCGTTATGCCCTGAACCAGAACGCGCGTCGCTTCATTGACGAGAATCGACATCTCCCGCCCTCCTTCCGGTCTCTCCCACGGCCTCCCGGACGGCCTGTTCCAGGTCGTCGCAGATCGGCAGTCCGGCCTCCCGCATGATCTTCTTTCCCTCTTCCTCCATCGTTCCGCAAAGACGCACGACGATGGGCAGGTGAAAGCCCGTGTCTCTCACGTAGCGCACGATGCCCTGAGCCATTTCGTCCATGCGGTTGAATCCTCCGATGAGCACGATGAGCAGACTGCGTATCTTCGGGACTTTGGGGTTGTCGATCACCCGCTCCATGGCCGCGTACATGACCTCGGGGCTGGTGGTTCCCCCCATTTCGCAAAAGTCCGCCGCCCGCCCGCCATGGTCCCGCAGCAGGTCCAGAGTCAGCATCCCCGTCCCCGCTCCGTCCGAGATCAGGCCGATGTCCCCATCCAGAGGAATGCAGGTGATGGTGTCCCCCTGGGGCTCCGGGGAGGCTCCGGTGACGCCGGCCCGTTCCACTCGCAGCCTGGCAAAAAGCTCCCTGTGCAGAGGCTCGGCGTCGTCGTCCAGCTCCACCTTGGCGTCGAGGGCCACAAAACCGCCGGGGGTCTCCGCCAGAGGGTTGACCTCCACCAACAGAGCGTGGGTTTCCCTCCACAGTCTGTAAAGTCCGGACAGCGCCGCGGCGAACTCCTTCGGCCGCGAAGCGCCCGCAAAACGGGCCGCCTTTCTGAAGTGACTGTCCAGAGGGCCGACGACCGCGTCGAAGGGCAGCTTCAGGATTTGCTCGGGATGCTCCTCCGCCAGCCTCTCCACGTCCACGCCGCCGGAGGCTCCGACGATGATCAGAGGCGTCCCCGCCTCCCCGTCGAAGGCGACGGACAGATAATATTCATGCAAAATCGTGACGCGCTCCTCCGCCAGCACGGCGTTGACAGGCTCTTCCTTCAGCGTCATGGAAAAAAGTTTTTCCAGAGCCGCGTCTCTCTCCTTTTCACTTTCGCAGAGAATGACCGCTCCCGCCCTGCCCCGTCCCCCCGAAAGCACCTGCGCCTTCAGGACCACGGGGCCGCTCCAGTCCGGAGTCTCGTTTTTTTTGCAGAGACGCCCCTGGGGAACCGCAAGGCCATATTCGCGAAAGAGCGACTTTCCCTGAAATTCAAAGAGCTTCATCAGGATTTCCCCGCTCCGGCCCGGGCCAGCTCAAACCCCCTCCGGACGGCTTTTTTGTTCAGGTCCAGAAACGCCGCCCGAACGTTTTCCGCGAGGGCCGCGTCCAGCTGTTCCACCGTCACCATGTCCGTCACTCCGGCGAAGTACCCCAGCATCACCATGTTGGCGGCCATGCGGTTGCCCAGTTTCTGAGCTTCCTCCGTGGCCGGAACCCGAAAGGAAACCGTCTCCGGAGGAATCGCCCCGGCAGCGGGAAGGGCGACCAGCTCGGAGTCCACGAGCAAAAGGCCGCCTTTGCGAAGAGAGCTCACATAGGTGTTGAAGGCGGTCTGAAACATGGCGACCAGAATGTCGTTGGAGGCCCGAACGGGGGTGAGGATGGGCTCTTCCGACACCATCAGCTCGGACTGGCACTGTCCGCCTCTCGCCTCCGAGCCGTAGGACTGCGTCTGAGCCGCGTAAAGCCCCCTGTGAATCACCAGCGCGTCGCCCAGCACCACGGCCGCGAGGATGATGCCCTGCCCGCCGAATCCGCAAAACCGGATACTCGTATTTTTCAGCTTCATGCTTCCTCCGCATCCTTTCCGGCGCTCTCGTCCGCCACGAAGGAGCTTCCCCTGAACACGGGACGGACAACGTCCACAAACTCGCCCGTAACCAGTTTTCCCTTCAGTTCCTCCGGGTTCATGGCGTCCGCCAGGTCCTTGGGGACGCATATCCCCCGAATCCAGTCCAGCAGCTTCGCCGGCGAGCCGCTCCCCAGGGCGTAGCGCCCGAAATGGGTGGGGCACTGGGAGAGAACCTCCACAACGCCGAATCCGCTGTGAGAAAGACCTTTTTTGATCATACGGTCCATCTGCCCGATGTCGGGAGTGGCCGTCCGGGCCACGTAGGTCGCCCCCGCCGCCTGAGCCAGAGCGCACATGTCGAAGGGAGGCTCGCCGCTTCCCCAGGGGGTGGTCATCGTCACGGCCCCGGCCGGCGTCATGGGCGCCACCTGTCCGCCGGTCATGGCGAAGTTGAAGTTGTTCACGACGATCATCAGGACGTCCAGGTTCCGGCGGGCGGCGTGGATGAAGTGATTGCCCCCGATGGAGACCGCATCCCCGTCCCCGGCGAACACCACGACCTTCGTCTCTTTGGAGTGCAGTTTGATTCCCATGGCCCAGGGCAGCGTCCTGCCGTGAACGCCGTGCAGCGTGTCCGTTTTCATGTAAACGGGAATCCGGGCGGTGCAGCCCACTCCCGCCACCGTTACCATCCTGTCGAGGTCCAGACCCAGACCGTCGACTCCTCTGAGAAAGGACCCCAGCACCTGACCGCAGCCGCAGCCCGGGCAGAAGAAATGAGGCATACGATCCTCTCTGACGTATTTGCGCAGAGGGTTGACCGGAAGAGCGGTCCCCGCGTTCTTCAGTTCGGCCGCCATCACAGGACCTCCTTCAGCGATTCCAGAATTTCCTCGGGGGAGTGGATCATGCCCCTGTTTTTGGTCACTCTGGCCGTGCGGCAGCGACCCCGACAGGCGCGCTCGATCTCTCCCGCGTATTTGCCGATGTTCATCTCAACCGTCACCACCAGATCCGTCCTTCCGCTGAGGTCCGCCACGGCTTCCTCCGGGAAGGGCCAGGGCGCGTCGATTTTCATCACGCCCACCTTCTTCCCCTGTTCCCGCAGCGTGTTCATGGCGTCCAGGCAGGGGCGCACCTCACTGCCGTAAGCGACCAGAACGGCTTTCGCGTCGTCCGCCCTCCAGTGCTGAACGGTGGAAATTTTGCCCCTGTTCTTCGTCACCTTGAGGGGAATGCGGGTATAAAGCCGCTCGAAGGCGTCGGGGTCCCACTCGATACTTCCCCGCTCGTCGTGGGGATTGATGGAGTAAATCGTGTGGTATCCGCGCCCGAGCCCCGCAAACTCCGGAACGCCCCAGGGGGAGTCGGCCTTGAAGGGCAGGTAGGTTTCAGGGGTTTTGTCGGTCCATTTCCGATTCATCACGGGAATCGCGTCCGGCTCCGGGATGACCAGCCGCTCCCGCATCAAAGCGATGGTCGTCTCGGACAGCACGACGACCGGCGTTCGATACTCCTCCGCCAGGTTGAAAGCCCTCACCGTGAAGTCGAAAAGCTCCTGAACGGAGGATGGGGCGAGGACGATCATTTCATGGTCGCCGGCGGGGCCCCAGTGGACCTGCATGATGTCGGCCTGAGTGGCGAAATTTTCCCCCCGGCATCGCTGGACGTCCACGATCACCATGGGAGCCTCCACCGCAACGCCGTACTCCAGCCCCTCCTGGAGGTAGTCATAACCGGCGCTGGCCGTCGCGGTCATCGCCTTCGCCCCGGCCAGCGAGGCTCCTGCCACCGCGTTGATGGAGCAGAGTTCGTCCTCCCCCTGCAAAAAGACGCCGCCCACGGCCGGCAGACGTCTCGACATCCTCTCCGAGATTTCGTTGGCCGGCGTGATCGGATACCCGGCGAAGAA
It encodes:
- a CDS encoding response regulator, with amino-acid sequence MTDRERESLLQTIRELQEKNSELGREVSGLRDSLERQIASAEIIKTRESLRTVESQKLEKYMKLVMENAQNIILLLDRDARVVYCTRAFLNLAGMADFSAVNGRGIYDIYRTIGKQELAESGMRRFRRIQAEKRAQESNVEISFPGVGEPRQYTVHSTPMLGDDGNFDGVLAIYHDTTEVLHAEAEARTRIMLDATPLAASLWDENGKMMDCNREVLRLLGLSKKSDYLEHFYDFQPEFQPDGVSTKEKMKKIRETNFGGEPQYIEWMSRTVTGELLPLEVTFIRVPWRDGFCTASYARDLRKIRAEEEKARTAAEYSREMEVQARVAQAAADAKSHFLASMSHEIRTPMNAIIGMSELMRTDNLDEMQKRYFSDIRKMSRSLLQIINDILDFSKIEAGKLTLTPVNYNIFTLFDDISSLTNFTMAGKALEFRKSIARDLPPVLYGDEVRVRQVIMNLVTNAVKYTRKGFVSLDVRRGLKNDRDCLVVQVRDTGIGIKKEDFPRLFKAFEQMDKKKNQGIVGTGLGLSITKQLVSMMNGDVELESEYGRGSVFTVFLPLVEGDARQVEEHREIQMVVASPDARVLVVDDNSVNLSVAVGYLGKHGIAPDTAESASEAIEQIQAEQYDLVFMDHMMPGMDGVEATEYIRALDGGYYKRVPIIALSANAVSGAKESFFAAGMNDFISKPIDAAELNRVLLKWLPPQKVLKNAAQVREKQSPAHLEPLLKRLAAVTDLDLKTGLSRVEGDGEVYVDILRQFCGGLDQEIEALSSCVREKNWKNYFIRVHALKSVFANLGNLFLSDWAFSLEKASQEGDGETCIAQTEGFCLRMEQFRLQLLQASLMEGSGPEDLVKKKVTIGFLTQELEKLTEACFKCDTQSIDETVEGLRAVTFSLDVDDLLEEIYVFAKSFDYDDVIAKCEMLMGLLTE
- a CDS encoding response regulator — translated: MTETTEGKTGEKKKKVILALDDAPANLQIIQNTLKDEFDIRLAKSVQMAVTALSRSVPDLLLLDVAMPEMSGFEFVKMLRANPRWEGIPVLFVSSCASEDFAAQADFQGAKGYIVKPFNPESLRNLVRKVFDACPDA
- a CDS encoding DUF4230 domain-containing protein; translated protein: MGILITLLLVASVSVNVWLLKNGKRRQDRSVRSILLQGIRNVRELATIRRDFESVVIFSDAKSLLGFSLPGTGRRFILKYSGVLTCGSDLSRIKISERFAVNRVRMIVPHCRLLDLYADMKSVQVYDQRAGLFTSVMLDDQNREIAANIEEVRQETLRGDLLSRADDNLRMILTSLAASLGMEAEVTFEGDETTPRPTVMDRVLPLPSERAEVPAVPAVPAGEAKDPS
- the larC gene encoding nickel pincer cofactor biosynthesis protein LarC, translated to MKTLYLDCFAGIAGDMLTGALFELLPRPDRFEAELAKMSKLTPEDYRVRFEKTVKGGVTGTHFCVDTHEHHPHRGLKEIEEIITGSALSPRIQREAMHAFALLAEAEAAVHGTTPDKIHFHEVGAIDSIIDIVGVFILIDLLDWPRVISSPVNVGSGTVRCAHGVLPVPAPATERLLHGIPICSRGEPMERTTPTGALLVRCLASAFGSVPDGILLASGYGAGTRDSDLPNVLRVLLLDSHPAAEEETEGMDHDRVALLESNIDDMNPQDYELVTERLFENGALDVWQEFIAMKKGRPGTKFCCLCAPEKAKKLSRAILCGTTTQGVRQTMVDRAKLCYKIEEYATSLGRVRVKTALLGDKPLRRTPEYEDLKRLALEKDLSLPEVRGRIAGELVL
- a CDS encoding 2-phosphosulfolactate phosphatase; protein product: MSNAIQVEVVLSHSEHLPVVDVWLVVDILRATTVMTRWFEAGGVTLYPAESTEGAKRLAERLRGGGETPVLMGEQNAIAPQGFDLGNSPLDITPELCKKYSCAVMATTNGTKALLKALSTGMPVLVASARNAMSALDLALSKGRRIGIFCSGRKGRPAWDDTLCAGLLTAALAEFSPEVHLADSARLALLTWQSSRDFLTSLKSADHAVFLGRIGFGEDIVFASETDVAHTVPELREVPDGEGLLPCLKEGLRAGTPSHASLRRVLPGNAAGPSLLEGSGRRHLAAISSFSDEDTEGAALSDGTDSGVSGSGVLDFGSFSPDGSQVFLGGENFRKHYRSKSKKI
- a CDS encoding Rrf2 family transcriptional regulator produces the protein MARHVIAISEALLLGLHGMGLLAASQKRLSAHEMAQCLGASEAHLTKIFQHLVHEGLVESVRGPGGGFELRGNPEGVSLLSIYRAIEGAPRDDAKLCSSCDHCPFVRCIFGDSLREPASVFLQYLARTTLAAIAMKPAPATP
- a CDS encoding 4Fe-4S binding protein, whose amino-acid sequence is MAVYIDKNLCKGCELCVVCCPRKVFEISAEVNRKGFTVAAPVREGDCVRCGLCEKTCPDLAIRVE
- the sucD gene encoding succinate--CoA ligase subunit alpha, which translates into the protein MSILVNEATRVLVQGITGRSGSLQTKSLLDFGTRVVAGVTPGKGGQEVCGVPVFDFVDDAVRAAGGVDAAISFVPPLNARDAAIEAMDCGIRLLVLTMEGIPKRDVLEILSCARFRGARVLGPGTAGLIAPGKCKLGAHPTRMFIPGGVGIVSKSGALSYEIGKTLTEAGIGQSTVVALGGGPIWGMTQKDALALFNEDEETKAIVLLGEIGGNTEIDAAEYIARTPVKKPVVSLIVGRSAPEGKSLGHAGAIIRGGKGTARSKAEALERAGVKMAATPAEVVARLRELRL